A stretch of the Photobacterium toruni genome encodes the following:
- a CDS encoding multifunctional CCA addition/repair protein — protein MQTYLVGGAVRDTLLGLPITDKDWVVVGTTPTTMLDLGYEQIGSDFPVFLHPRTKQEYALARTERKSGHGYTGFTCYAAADVTLEQDLLRRDLTINAIAQDKQGQLIDPYNGQYDLDHKILRHVSPAFSEDPLRVLRVARFAARFAHLGFTIAAETMALMQDIVISGELAKLTPERVWLEWHKSLSSNDPQVFLTVLRQCGALAVVMPEIDALFGVPQPPEWHPEIDCGIHTLLVAKQAARLSDSTIIRFAAQVHDLGKALSPKDDLPHHKTHCRDGIKPIKQLCQRIKVPNDYFDLALVVCAQHTKIHHAQEMRASTFISIFDQIDAWRKPQRVEQLAICCRADARGRQGLETTAYPQADITTTVFDIAQAVPVAPIIAAGFTGAAIKQQLAQARTLAVNEYLQRTRT, from the coding sequence TTGCAAACCTATCTTGTTGGTGGTGCTGTTCGCGACACTTTATTAGGCTTGCCTATAACAGATAAAGACTGGGTTGTTGTTGGCACCACGCCAACCACCATGCTTGATTTAGGTTATGAACAAATAGGCAGTGATTTTCCAGTTTTTCTTCATCCTCGAACCAAACAAGAATATGCCCTTGCCCGTACCGAACGTAAATCAGGCCATGGTTACACTGGTTTTACATGTTATGCCGCAGCGGATGTTACTCTTGAACAAGATCTATTACGACGTGATTTAACCATCAATGCGATTGCCCAAGATAAACAGGGACAACTTATCGACCCTTACAATGGCCAATATGATCTTGATCATAAGATCTTACGTCATGTTTCACCGGCATTTAGTGAAGATCCATTACGGGTATTACGAGTAGCACGTTTTGCAGCCCGTTTTGCTCACTTAGGTTTTACTATTGCCGCAGAAACGATGGCATTAATGCAAGACATTGTGATCAGTGGCGAATTAGCTAAATTAACCCCTGAAAGAGTATGGCTTGAGTGGCACAAATCACTATCAAGTAATGATCCACAAGTGTTCTTAACGGTATTACGTCAATGTGGTGCCTTAGCTGTAGTTATGCCTGAAATCGATGCTTTATTTGGCGTACCACAACCACCAGAATGGCACCCTGAAATAGATTGTGGAATCCATACTCTATTGGTTGCCAAACAAGCAGCACGACTAAGCGACAGTACTATTATTCGTTTTGCAGCCCAAGTCCATGATCTTGGGAAAGCATTATCACCTAAAGATGATTTACCCCACCATAAGACCCATTGTCGTGATGGTATAAAACCAATTAAGCAGTTGTGTCAACGTATCAAAGTACCTAATGATTATTTTGATTTAGCTTTGGTCGTTTGTGCTCAACATACCAAAATTCACCATGCTCAAGAAATGCGAGCCAGCACCTTTATTTCCATTTTTGATCAAATAGATGCATGGAGAAAACCTCAGCGTGTTGAACAACTCGCCATCTGTTGTCGTGCTGATGCTCGTGGCCGTCAAGGTTTAGAAACAACAGCATATCCACAAGCTGACATCACAACCACTGTTTTTGACATTGCTCAAGCGGTACCTGTTGCCCCAATTATTGCTGCTGGGTTCACCGGTGCGGCAATAAAACAACAATTAGCGCAAGCCCGTACCCTCGCAGTAAATGAATACTTACAACGTACCCGTACCTAA
- a CDS encoding undecaprenyl-diphosphate phosphatase translates to MSHFEAIMLALLQGLTEFLPVSSSAHLILPSEILGWQDQGLAFDVAVHVGTLLAVMIYFRKEVVTLLSAWLASIFKRQHNAESKLAWMIVISTIPACIFGLLMKDFIEMYLRSAWVIACTTIIFGLLLWWVDKHAKQTDNEYQTTWKSAVLIGLAQAAAIIPGTSRSGATMTAALYLGFTREAAARFSFLMSIPIILLAGGYLGLKLVTGTEPIDISNLSIGIAVSFVSAYACIHVFLKLVTRLGMMPFVIYRLILGAGLFLFLLSK, encoded by the coding sequence ATGAGTCACTTTGAAGCGATTATGCTTGCCCTATTACAGGGATTAACAGAATTTTTACCTGTATCAAGTTCTGCCCATCTTATTTTACCGTCAGAAATTTTGGGGTGGCAAGATCAGGGATTGGCATTTGATGTTGCAGTGCATGTCGGCACATTATTAGCTGTAATGATTTATTTCCGTAAAGAAGTTGTTACGCTACTTAGCGCATGGTTAGCTTCAATTTTTAAGCGTCAACATAATGCCGAATCGAAATTGGCATGGATGATCGTAATATCAACGATTCCAGCCTGTATATTTGGCTTGTTGATGAAAGACTTTATTGAGATGTATTTGCGTTCTGCGTGGGTTATAGCTTGTACAACTATTATTTTTGGCTTACTGCTATGGTGGGTTGATAAACATGCTAAGCAGACTGACAATGAATATCAAACCACATGGAAAAGTGCGGTCTTAATTGGTTTAGCTCAAGCGGCAGCTATTATTCCTGGTACATCTCGCTCTGGTGCAACAATGACTGCTGCTCTATACCTTGGCTTTACACGTGAAGCGGCAGCACGATTCTCATTTTTAATGTCGATTCCTATTATTCTACTTGCTGGTGGATATTTAGGCCTTAAATTGGTAACAGGCACTGAGCCGATTGATATCAGTAATCTAAGTATCGGTATTGCAGTTTCGTTTGTCAGTGCGTATGCATGTATTCATGTATTCTTAAAATTAGTGACTCGCTTAGGTATGATGCCGTTTGTTATCTACCGTTTAATTTTAGGTGCTGGTTTATTCCTATTTTTATTGTCTAAATAA
- the folK gene encoding 2-amino-4-hydroxy-6-hydroxymethyldihydropteridine diphosphokinase: MITAYISIGSNIDREHYLPAGVKAVTQLASSWRMSRVFEAEPVGFNGDNFFNSVIEIKTSLSLIMLQQSLKDIERQLGRPENTQKNQSRTIDLDILLYGDVICECSPTIPRSDLYKFAFVLWPMSELCPELIIPGQQQTIAELWQHFSPQQQLWPVE; this comes from the coding sequence GTGATCACCGCTTATATCAGCATTGGCAGCAATATTGATCGCGAACATTACTTACCTGCAGGTGTAAAAGCGGTTACTCAATTGGCGAGTTCGTGGCGAATGTCGCGTGTATTTGAAGCTGAACCTGTTGGTTTTAATGGCGATAATTTTTTTAATAGTGTCATTGAAATAAAAACGTCACTGTCTTTGATTATGCTGCAGCAGTCATTAAAAGATATTGAACGCCAACTTGGCCGCCCTGAAAATACCCAAAAAAATCAAAGTCGTACTATTGATCTTGATATTTTATTGTATGGTGACGTTATTTGTGAGTGCTCACCTACCATACCGCGGTCTGATTTGTATAAATTTGCTTTTGTACTATGGCCGATGAGCGAGTTATGTCCTGAATTAATTATTCCAGGACAACAGCAGACGATTGCTGAGTTATGGCAACATTTTTCACCTCAACAGCAGTTATGGCCTGTTGAGTAA
- the folB gene encoding dihydroneopterin aldolase — MDTVFIEQLEVIATIGVYDWEQQIKQKLVLDLEMAHDNCPAAMADDVNLALDYSMVCTAVTEHITQGRFLLVERVAEDIASLIMTRFSVPWVKVRVTKPSAIANARGVGVQIERGIK, encoded by the coding sequence ATGGACACAGTATTTATAGAACAACTCGAAGTTATCGCCACTATTGGAGTGTATGACTGGGAGCAACAAATTAAACAGAAATTGGTATTAGATTTAGAGATGGCTCACGATAATTGTCCTGCTGCTATGGCTGATGATGTTAATTTAGCGTTAGATTACTCCATGGTCTGTACTGCAGTTACAGAGCATATTACTCAAGGACGTTTTTTGTTAGTTGAACGGGTTGCGGAAGATATTGCCAGTTTGATTATGACCCGTTTTTCAGTGCCGTGGGTAAAAGTACGCGTTACTAAGCCTAGTGCTATTGCTAATGCTCGTGGGGTTGGGGTTCAAATTGAGCGAGGTATTAAGTAG
- the plsY gene encoding glycerol-3-phosphate 1-O-acyltransferase PlsY has translation MTPLALLMIIAAYLLGSISSAVLISKLYHFPDPRTHGSFNPGATNVLRLGGKTAAILVLVADILKGMLPVWLSYFLGLNPFLLGIIGIAACLGHIYPIFFHFQGGKGVATALGALAPIGWDLSSSLIIIWILALTLTGYSSLASLVTALVAPLMTWMVKPEYTMPVAMLSCLIIFRHQDNIRRLLDGNETKIWQKFCRKSHEKQ, from the coding sequence ATGACACCATTAGCGTTATTGATGATCATTGCGGCCTATCTATTAGGATCTATTTCCAGTGCAGTATTAATTTCAAAACTGTACCATTTTCCCGATCCTCGCACTCACGGGTCATTTAATCCCGGTGCAACCAATGTACTTCGTCTTGGGGGAAAAACTGCCGCAATATTAGTTTTAGTTGCCGATATATTAAAAGGTATGCTTCCAGTTTGGTTAAGCTATTTTTTAGGCTTAAACCCGTTCTTATTAGGCATCATCGGTATCGCTGCCTGTTTAGGTCATATCTACCCAATTTTCTTCCATTTTCAAGGAGGGAAAGGGGTCGCAACAGCACTGGGTGCATTAGCCCCGATAGGCTGGGATCTTAGTAGTAGTTTAATTATTATTTGGATATTAGCATTAACACTAACAGGATACTCATCATTAGCATCATTAGTTACCGCCCTTGTTGCGCCATTAATGACCTGGATGGTAAAACCTGAATATACCATGCCCGTCGCCATGCTTTCTTGCTTAATTATCTTTCGCCATCAAGACAACATTCGCCGTTTACTTGATGGTAACGAAACTAAAATATGGCAAAAGTTTTGCCGTAAAAGTCACGAAAAACAATAA